The sequence acaaaagtttaataAGGAACAATCGTGTGACCGATCAAGAGCTATGACTATGATGAGTATTTACAGTTGATCATCATCAAATCCTTTTTATGTACGCAAGAGTTTTTGAGTTAAATCTTCAgttcataatatatttagacaatgatttttttttattattcattatGATTCAGCCTTGGAAATTGCAAGTGTTTCAAATCATGACAAAAACCGACTCAATGTTTAGGTTCCTCTTCCAGTTCATGGATTACCACCAATCCACGGCAGTAAGTGCCAGTCTCCATGAATCTCAAGCCAAGGATCAAAGCAAGCCGAATGATAAGTATGGCTGCAGCATAAGTGTATAATTTAGCGTATCACTATTTGATAGACTctctaaacaaaacatatatacattctCGTCTCAGGGTATGCACCTTATAAGTGTTTCACCGTTATTGATATTCTCAACACAGAACCATACACTCCCCATGCTCACAGTTTTGTACTAACTCAGCTGTGAGGGTTCTTGTCGCAATTAAGTGTAATATCGccacatcttttgtttttgacacATCTCAAAAGTTCTTTTTACAAGTCACACAAACTCACATAGTCACAAGTCACAGCTAATTTAACTATTAAACTTCTTCATCCATCATATGAAAAGGAACATAATCAAACGTTGTACGTATATACCATTCCTCTCATTTCCTTGAgattattcaatatatatagttacatatACTATATAGTGTCCCCTTATGATATTTTCATCTCTCAATCATAAGAGATTAGTagtaacatattaattttatccCTAGTAACGAAGGTGATGATAAAGATCAGGATCAGGTTTATCAACACCGTCGACGTTCCTTATCCAAAACGTCATGTCGAAGGAGGCTGCACCGTCAGGAACGTCTTCCATCACCGCCTCTTGTCCCGGCGGAAAGAATATTCCGGTGCGTGGGTGTGGGACCCAGCTCTCCTCTTCGCCACCGAAGTTGAGATTATGGTCGGAAGTATCTCCAAAGTAACTGACCTTCATGGGGTTTGGTTTTGCAGCTTTGCTACTTATTCCTGCACGACCTTGAAATTGCTTCCAACTCCTAAATCAATCATTTGAAAACAGTATAATCAGctacttcttcttgttttcgtTAAAGACCTCCAAGTTTACTATTTTACTTATCATCACACATTTTAACATCCACCCTAGCTTGTTATATAGTTGCACAATTCTAGCTAGTTctacgaaaaaacaaaattcttaaaaaatatatatatttatcaattgcttaaaatttgttaaaaaacaaaaagtttgtaGAAAAATCATAGTCTAATAAGTAACGAGCACCGATGATTTATTTGGGTTCTTTCCAACTCTATGAATATTTTGTAGTAACAGCATTTgattagagaaaataaaagaagaatgatGAGAAAAGTTATGGCTTTGACCTTAATAGCAGTGTTGGTGCTTTGGCGATCCCAGTTCTTCCCATCAACTGTGTGTACGATGTTTATATACGGTATCAGAGTATGTACTTaactatatttaattttgattttagtaCGAGTATATTTCTATCAGTCTATAACTTGATCAGCTTGTGTTCTGTTATCTCTTTGGTGATCTgttctatatatacacaccaTAAACTGTGGGACTAGAGAATCTGGAgagtgggaaaaaagaaaagaaaaagaggatcgtatttaaaaaaaaaaaattaatcagttTGTtacttgtttagttttaaaagaatttattacTTGTGGCACGTTTTCCATCGATCATCGAATGGGTAATATCAATGTATTAATTATTAGGAGATTCTACATAGGATGAAGACCAGCATAATTTAACCTCATAATATGCTTTCATAAcctcttttccaaaaaaattaacatttaattaatcttttaacgCTTTTGTGACAAAGATACGAGTTGACGAAAATTTCAGAATATGCAAGGTAATTAAGTTGCAGATTATAGATGTATTTGTACTCCCTTCTATATTAGAACAAgtgatgttttaaaaatttatcttgTATCACAAATATTGATTTTCTGTACTTCCTCCGGTTTAgtttagttgtcgttttagagACTTTTGAGTAGATTaagaaaaattgtaatttgACAAATTTGACATGGTATATCTAACCTAGCTAGGATATGTGACTCAATTGTATTAGTTTAAATAaggttatttttgaaattttttgaaaagtgGGAATGACaagtaatttaaaacaaaaaaaataaaccttaaATAAAATCAGAGGgagtattttttattaattaatgctaTAAAATTGTGGATTTCAAAATtcattaattgagaatttaaaattttaatgaactACCATTGGTTAATAGTTATGAgaaatatgttatttatatatcaaatatatttatgactaaacattaattattttcttaatttatgtgaaaaacttaaaaaattatcCTTTTAAAGAGGGAGTatgtaaatttcaatatttttgcgGTTTGAATTGTCTGTGGCGTTTGTGACCCATTTGTATAACATTTTATTATAGTGTTAACATATaaagataattaagaaaaagttagaGAAATGAGGGAAAAAATTAGAGAATTCCACGTAGTTAAAAAGTCTCACGAATATTAAAGTACAAAAGTGTTTATGTATAATGCCGATTAATAAGTGCCGTTGGTTCTAAAGAAGTTCCGAATTTAATCCGACTGTGATATCAGATGGTGATGATTTTGgaagaactatatatatctcAACATCACTTGTATGTCAATAGTTGCAGATGTACgtaatgtttttataaaactagctaaaatgtaaaagaaataaCCAATATATACTTCAAAAGAGTTAGGAGTGTTTTTTTTAGAAGTTGATAATATCATCAATCAAGTTTTAGAAGTGTTTcttcaaccaaaaaataaaaataaaatttagtagtGCATCATGCATGGAGCGTTATgctattattttcttaaacttcaTCTTGATGATATGAAGAACGCTGAACGGAGTTAGTGAACTCATTCAAAACACATAGTGTACGTCTTgcatttttttgtcatctatTCTAAAAGctttttacatttaaattttgaagttgtttacattaattattcttttttttttttgccaaaaaaaaaagtttacattaTTCTTTTAGATGTAGGCTAGAGGCATCAACATCCAAATTAAACTCTTGGTTTATAGCTAAACTGCTAAACACATCTACACATTTGAATACATAACTCAAAATCCAAACAATGAGACAAATGGGATCTCCACATGACCATTGTGAACTCTAGAGTTATACGTACGAgagttaatttcaaaaatatcttttaaatttttaactaaCCAAAAGTTGTCGTTTAGAATAATGTCTGtgaatgtattatatatataatgtaaaatgTTATCTTATAAATCATATTGATCggtatttttagttttactttaCTCTCCAAAAGGTTCAACATGTAAACTTCGTCATATTTGCTGGACTTTAAACATATGGATGTGTTTAAAGAACTAAAATATAGAGTATACTTAATTTTGTTGCAACTTTTTGTAAtaggaaatttagaatataTTCCCTGATGCTCACTGTGTAGCTTCATAAGGAAAATTCGAAATCCAATGGAagatattaatttgtttttaaaaaggtaaaactGTTTTACGACAgacaaatcaaattcaactaattgtttcttttttctattttagtaaaaagttgtgatttgtttatataatttaaaaccaGCAGGGCAATTGGTTGTTATATAACTTTAAACCAATCCTTATCAAATATATGCATGTTTTAAAAACATTCGATTGTGGAGTTAATAAAGTTACAAAACATGCGATTCGTGGAGTTGATAAAGTTATCTTGTAGAAATACCAGCAGGGCCATATATATTTACTGTATATCTTAGTACCGTAGTACGTTACAATAATATTCTATCTTACGTAGAGCTGGGATAAACAACCGAACGGAACGGAACCTAGATTTTGGttgttcggtttggtttaggctATTGGTCATTAATCGATTGGCaatctttaaaatttagttCAGTTAACCGAAAATTTTGGTTAGTTCGGTTCTGTTCTCGGTTTAATAACTGGATTATACCACAATTAGACTGGATTTACGAATTTTTAAACCAGTTTTTGTTAatcgaaccgaaccaaattttatttcaattagTTTCGgcaacatttttataatttaaaaattttggaatcAAACTGACcgaaaattttgaataaaaatactaaaaaaaattatattacgaGAAGTTATGACAAACTACTTGCAATTATCTACACCATCTCTATCGTGACTCCTATTCGAACACATCATATCATCGACCCAATTCCGGTCCGGCCTTTGAACTATTTTGAGGTCTATATCTATTAAAAATGACACCCACAAAATATGAAGGAACATAGTGGAATTCAcatattgtaagaaaaaaaaacaagacttattttttcttttgtttatccGAAACTATAGAAGCAATTTCTCATCTCAGCCTCAGGTGGgaatcttttcaaaaatattcttaaCTTCCTTATCCTATTTtcctatttattttcttatgatgtgacataaatttagaattatgCTTCAATCTATAACCTCTCAAGTGCAAAGGGTGTAGCTTTAATTTAAAGAAgaatataattattatgtttcgagaaaactaaagaaatgaaaaacacacaaaattaaacTGTTAGTTTCGGTATGATTTAATCAAGAACTTTTAAGCTTCTTTACAAAAACTGTAACagttaaaaatttgttttggaaaaaaaacgtATAACTGGAGAAAAAAACTCTCAAATATTTTTCTCCCAAAAGTACTACAAAAGGACAAACTTATGTTAAAACTAAGTATCTACCAGAAAGAGaacaaatgagagaaaaaattgaACAAACCGAAGGAAAATAGAAAGTCCTCTAAGGCCTAGCTTTGTAGCTCTTCCGGTCAGCAAAGGCACATAGTAGTGCGACGTTTGAATGGTCTGAGACTCGAGCATGGCATGAAAGAGAGAGGTAGAAGGACAATGGACAATGGACAATGGACCGCACCACATGAGATAAAAACCTCAGAACGCCAAGATTCTTTTTGACACTGCAGATTATATTCTTGCTTGATGTTTCGAATCACATTCATTACATATATAGCAAATAATGAGTGATGTAGCCATTTGTGGTTTAACTTAGGCTTTCGCTTAAGCTCGTTATCCAAAGCCGCAGAAACATAAACCACATTCTCTATCTCACTCTCATACCATGAATTTCTTGGATTAAAATATCATGGTACATGTCTCCAAGGCTCCAGTAAGCCAGAGAAAGAGATCCAATAAGCAAAgatgagaaacagagaagatatCATAAGCAGTAAACTTAAAaagaattgacaaaaaaaagtgcaaatgttttaaatccaataatagaaaattagaaaatgtggGCAGATATCAACAAAATTTAAGTCTTATGTGTATATACATTCTGTAACCATAAACAATACATGCTTTAGACAATTTAATTTACTCAGAACCCCTCCTGCTTCTACAATACTTTCTTGTATTGTTTTCTGTACTTTAACCAGAAGTTGAGCAAGACATAAATAAATTGCATTTTTACAATCTATACAAGACTTACCATGCGCCTTTAAAGATTTGTGCAAGAATCACCAACTGTTGTTGGTTTGTCTTTTACAGGTGGTGTGAATGTGTGATCATGGGAGAAGACTAGCAGAAGACTCATCTCCATGTTCTTCATCCAACTGTGACTCTGATGGAACTCCTGAAACTGGTCTTGTTTCCTCCGGGACAAATCTCGCCCAACGTTTCTCCTTAACAAGTGTTAAGAGCGGGTACAGGCAGAACCCGAGAATGATAATCACGCCACTGATAAGAAATGTCCTCGGGGCAGCCAAAACCATCACAAGAATGACAAGCAAAGAAGGAGGCAGGCACAGCATGAAAACTCCAAATGTGTTCAAGGGAACTTTATAAGGCCGGTTGAGATCCGGTTTCTTAATCCTTAGTTTGACAAAGGCTGCGAATTCAAGAAGCATTCCTAACGCGTACAAGAAATTCAGAAACTCAATGATCTCTTGGAAGCTCATCCACGACAGGAATATGACTCCTGTAGCTGAGCACAGAATACTGATCGTTGGTGTCCCATACTTTGACCTGCAACAACACACAAAGCATGTTAAAACCGACTTATCCACGGGCATCGTTCATAACCCCAGAAAAAACACTTTTGGAGACTTAAGTGACTAACCTTTGAGCAAAAAATGCAGGGAGCATCCCAATCTCACTCATACCAAGAAGCTGAAACGCATCACTACTCATCTCGGCTTCAAACAATCCAAGATTAGACATTGCAGCAGCAGCTTGTATCCATCCCTTGAGCCAAACACCACCAATAAGCATTCCAACCTCAGCAAAATACCCATCACTCCACTCTTCAGAAGAGGAGGTTAAAGCTCCAGTCCCTGCCATGAGGGGAATCAAATATGACCCCATGACTAACAAAACCGCTCCAAACAAAGCCTTTGGAAACGTCTTCCCAGGACTGTCAACTTCTCCTGCAAGAGTACTAGCTTTGTCCCAATAGTTCAGATTCCAAAACATGGTATTAAAGTACCCTCTCCAGTTAATCTTCCTAGTATCCACAACCAGCCAACGCTTAGGCCTGATTCGAGGAACAGCAAGCAAAGCCATTACAACGAAAGGACAGAGCGAAAAAATCGCTAGCACAACAGCTGATAACCCAACAATATGCAATCCTCTATAGTTCAAATAAGTCAGTGAAAACGTAATGCCTAACAGAGCAGGTACACGAGCAGCTACATGATTCAAAACCGGAAACGAATGTTTCAGGTAATCAAGAAACAATACAGGGTAGAGAGCATTATCCATAACACCACTAAACCATTTCCAAAAACCTTCTTGGAATCCCCAAAACGGACCAAACGCTGAAGAGATCCAAACAACGTAGCCACCATTCTCAGGGAAGCTTGTGGCAAGCTCTGCCGTAACCAGAGCTTCGGGTATGCTCCAAATCAGAGGGAAgatcaagaaccctaaaagGGATAAGAGAGGACCACCACCTGATTTCACAGAATCCTCCACACCAAAAGGTCCACCAGAAACTTCATAGAAAATGAGAAACACTAGAGGCAATAGTGTCAGCTTCGGACTTGGCTTAGCCTCAGAGCTGGCTTCATCGTTTACTATTATCTCTTCACCCATCAATCAAAGACCACCGATCGAGACAGAGACGGTGATCCTATGGAAAACAAACAGAAAGATACTCTTTAGTCGAGATTTTGGATggtttcaatataaaaaaatcaatcctttgcttaagaaaacatcaaaaagtTCAAGCTTTTATAAAAACTCTGTTCAGAAGTCAGAGGAATTGTAAAACAGAGAGTCAAAACTAATTGATGGGGTTCGGTTCGAGAACCTGTAGATCGAATGGAAGAGTGGGCTTGGTGCAATCACACAAGCTAAGCTTAGTTGAATTTATGAAATGGATCTCTGATTCTCTATCTGATGAATCCTAATAGTTAATGCAGAGGAAGGAGACGGAACTAATTGGAAAGATTAACAAGTTGAACAAGTTTCCCATCTCAGATTCAAGATCAGATGTGacgttagatgaaaaatatctttgtataaattgttgtttttggcGTAGGACCTTTGCATCAGTTTTTTTGTAAGTTAAGACGCCACATGGCTCCCACCATTGCAATTTGCAAATTGCAACTACTACCCACATCAATTTATGACTTCGTCAAACATTTTGGTCCTCGTCTCTTTAGTCCTTATTTTAATgataataaacaaatttataaatttttgttgggGCTGACTTGTAGCAGCAATACCATATGGAGTAAGATTTATGTTTCGGAAGTCACATACTCACGTTATTCGGTTTGTATTTTGTACTCCATCTGTTGTTCCtgataaattgatattttaaagaatttttctttgtgaattgatgttttaaatatttttaatactgAAAAGtggaaaaatagaaaagtagaaaaaatgtcagaaaaataaataatcacatATGCATAAGatgatcaaaaataaaattaaaaaatttaaaaaaaaataataataaatttatctaAACATCAAACTATTAGGAACAGAGGGAATATATTATATTCTTgagattttcatttaattattttaaaattcaaagtttttttttgaaatatttttgggACTATGTTAATATACTTGAGAAATGACTCAATGagtgattttttgtttgtttgtgtgtggaTGTGTGattatgtattatattttttgcaatttgtttttaattcctttcacgtttttagaaatttatactgctacatatatcatatatgatgCACATAATAGAAATctaatctaaaaaacaaaaaaaaaatcatagtctATGAACTATGAAACACTTCCGGTTTAGCAGGTTCACTGGCTCCATGAAGAGCGTCCGGTCTAACCACAAGAATTACACCGTCCAAGGTCTCTGGCTGTTGTAAATGTCGTAGAGTTCCAATAAGCTGGGCTCAGACGACGGTGGAACGAACACCACACTAAGCTGTACTAGCTATATCGCCTATTGGGCAAAAGTAAACAGGGTGGTCATCATCAATCAGCATCCAGTGCAATGGTTGAGAATGCCTTATTTGTTTGTTGCTAAAGTATATTTTGTTATGTTAGTGATCGATGACAGAGGTGGAGTCCTACAGGTTCAGCCGGTTGATATATTATAGCTCGTAGAATGTATTATGTAATCATatacttcttctccttcttctctacAATTATGTGATTTTTGAGCCTTTGAGGTTTGATGTTTGAGATTCTACATACATTTAAATGTTCAGAGATTCTAGCCGGTGTTAGAGGTTTTATACCAGAATAAGTGttaacttagaaaaaaaaaaaaaaaaagacaaacttaTTGATGTACTTGCTTTATTTTGGAAAATGTACTTATATCGTAgcaacaatttttgttttctttctctccttatGTCGGTATAATTTAGCAACGTGAAATTAAGAATTACggtattttctatatatttaaaagattgGGTAAGAGTTTCGATAACCCTAATTTCTATTACAACCTTGTTCgtttaaaaaccctaatttgtatTTGATAGCAACAACCACGATGATGATGTCCGATATCCCGCAGGATTTGCTAGAGGAGATTCTCTCTAAGGTTCCGACAACATCTCTGAGAGCAGTGAGGTCTACTTGCAAACGATGGAACGCATTATCCAAAGATCCGAGCTTTGCAGAGAAGCATTGTGGTAAAGCAGCCGAGGCGATTCTGGTGATCATGTTGAATGATTTTAGGGCTCAATTAATGAGCGTTAGTCTCCATAACAACAAAGACTTGGTAGATCCATCTGTAAAGGAGATTTGTAACTCATTTGCTCAAGTCTTTCACTGCGATGGCTTGTTGTTATGCGTCCCTAAGGAGGACAACACCAGCCTCCTCGTTTGGAATCCGTATTTGGGACAAACAAGGTGGATCAAACCCACAAGTAATTCCCACTTGTTTGAGAGGTATGCTCTCGGATACGACAACAAccgtaaccacaaaatctttaGGTTTTTAAATGATTACGATGAGAATGCTGAGCAACGAATTGTTGAGTTCGGAATCTTCGATCTTAAGTGTAATATATGGAAGGCTCTTGATGTCACTCCCGACTGGTATATGCCACACTTTTTTTGTCGGTGGGTGTCCGTGAAGGGAAATACTTACTTTGTTGCTCAGAAAATATTGGGAGGAGGAATGCGCACAAATTTTTTACTCtgcttt comes from Camelina sativa cultivar DH55 chromosome 19, Cs, whole genome shotgun sequence and encodes:
- the LOC104765824 gene encoding uncharacterized protein LOC104765824, with product MGRTGIAKAPTLLLRSWKQFQGRAGISSKAAKPNPMKVSYFGDTSDHNLNFGGEEESWVPHPRTGIFFPPGQEAVMEDVPDGAASFDMTFWIRNVDGVDKPDPDLYHHLRY
- the LOC104765825 gene encoding probable polyamine transporter At3g19553: MGEEIIVNDEASSEAKPSPKLTLLPLVFLIFYEVSGGPFGVEDSVKSGGGPLLSLLGFLIFPLIWSIPEALVTAELATSFPENGGYVVWISSAFGPFWGFQEGFWKWFSGVMDNALYPVLFLDYLKHSFPVLNHVAARVPALLGITFSLTYLNYRGLHIVGLSAVVLAIFSLCPFVVMALLAVPRIRPKRWLVVDTRKINWRGYFNTMFWNLNYWDKASTLAGEVDSPGKTFPKALFGAVLLVMGSYLIPLMAGTGALTSSSEEWSDGYFAEVGMLIGGVWLKGWIQAAAAMSNLGLFEAEMSSDAFQLLGMSEIGMLPAFFAQRSKYGTPTISILCSATGVIFLSWMSFQEIIEFLNFLYALGMLLEFAAFVKLRIKKPDLNRPYKVPLNTFGVFMLCLPPSLLVILVMVLAAPRTFLISGVIIILGFCLYPLLTLVKEKRWARFVPEETRPVSGVPSESQLDEEHGDESSASLLP